GAACGGTTCGGCGATAAACTTGGTGAAGGTGGGAGTGGCGGAGGCTTCGTCCCACACCAATTTATTGGGAAGAGCCAATTTGCCCATAATAACTGCCATGATGCACCCTCCTGAAGTGTGCGAAGTATACGATCGCGGACTCAGACCTTGGAGTACAACCCGACAACCAGGGAGATATCGATGGGGATGGGGATGTCCTCGCGCCCGGGAAGCCTCAATACTTCGGCCTTGAATTCGTTTTTATTGAGCTGCAGCCAGGAAGGAACGTCCCGGAGGCGGGCCTCCACGGCCTCGGCCGCGCGCTGGCGGCTCGTGCCCCGGTCGCGGACCTCGATGATGTCTCCGACCCGGACCTGGCGGCCGGGGTAATCGACCCGGCGGCCGTTGATGAGGATATGCCCGTGACGGACGAACTGCCGGGCGGCGCGGGGCGAAGTGACGAACCCCAGGCGCACGATCACGGAGTCGAGTCTGGTCTCGAGCAGACGCAGAAGATTCTCCCCGGGCCGCCCCTGCATCTGTTCGGCCTTCTTGAAATAATTGCGGAACTGCTT
The nucleotide sequence above comes from bacterium. Encoded proteins:
- the rpsD gene encoding 30S ribosomal protein S4 encodes the protein MGRYIGPVCRICRREKEKLFLKGAKCLMSKCPVEKGRTPPGEHGQRRKKSSEYGEQLREKQKLRKSYGMLEKQFRNYFKKAEQMQGRPGENLLRLLETRLDSVIVRLGFVTSPRAARQFVRHGHILINGRRVDYPGRQVRVGDIIEVRDRGTSRQRAAEAVEARLRDVPSWLQLNKNEFKAEVLRLPGREDIPIPIDISLVVGLYSKV